From the Clostridia bacterium genome, the window GGTCTACCCTAAGGTAATCAAGCGGTCACTAGTCATCATGGCTTCAACAATGGAGTACATGTTGCTAATGGAGCCAACGCAAAGCTTTTCTTTAAGCTGAAAGTAATCCAAGCAGGTGCCGCAGCTTAAGATCCTGACTCCGCGCTTTTCCAAGGCCATAAGGTCGGACAATACCGGCGACCCTTCGCAGGCCAGTTTTACCCCACTATTAATGAAGATAATCGAACCAGGAACCACTTCCGCTTCCCTCAGAGTATAAAAAAAGCTTCGCATCAGCACCTGCCCCAGCT encodes:
- the yedF gene encoding sulfurtransferase-like selenium metabolism protein YedF — protein: LGQVLMRSFFYTLREAEVVPGSIIFINSGVKLACEGSPVLSDLMALEKRGVRILSCGTCLDYFQLKEKLCVGSISNMYSIVEAMMTSDRLITLG